caaaatataattttttaatgcaaGCGCAAAATAAAGAGAGGAGCAGAAAGAGAGAGATTAAGAAAGAGGGATAGATTTTCAAATGTAAACCCGTTTCCGTTACCATGCCAGATCTATAAATATCTACACACTCTTCAAGaagtcttttgtttttttctatgTTTTGTTCCAATACCTGTTAAATAATGATAATGCGATTAAAAATTGCAAtctaagtttaaaaaaaatttcggcATAACAACAGCTGTAACTTACAAGCAAACATATAAATCGACTTACATATATATCACTGAGCTCTTTCTGTAGTTTTGTCTCTCCGTTTTTCTTAAGAACTTCGTTGTAATCTTTTGATTGGTTTTCGAATTCTTCAATAGCTTTCATTTCTCCGTTTTCATGACGATTTTTAAGGGACTCTTTGCCAAATTCCTGCATAACAGGTAAATGtctgaaaaaattttaaaatgtttgtttcaaaaactgtcatttttgttaaaagtttcTCACCTTCAAGAATTCTTTGTAGATATTAACACATCTGTGGATGAGCAGTTCCATTTTAGCTGCTTTACCAGCCTGTTAaacatttctatttttatcaATATATCTTACATAAGCTTATATTATATTGAGGAGTTTGAATATGTATAACACTGATTTTTAGAAGAACTTGTTAAACAAATTAGCATAATTTATAATGCGTTGGTTTTACGAAATATCATAGCTTTTAAACCTATCTTGTTCAACACAGCATGGTTGAAGCGTGCAAGTGAAGCAAGATCCAAACATGCCAACATGCTCAGAACGGATCGAAGCGTGAGCGTCTACAACATGCTGTAATTTCCTTGTAATGCTTATATCAATTTAATAGGTTTACCTCCATATAAGACTCAACACTATCCACACACTCCTTGTTGATAACATCAGCAAGAAGAATTCCAAATTTTAGCAAATCTTCACACGTTACTTGCTCATTATCAATCTTTTTCAAATGAATTCCTTTCTCCtcagaaaaatattcaaaaaagcTTGACGCTATCTTCAAAAATTCTTCGTCAATGTCTGAAAAATGTCATTTACAGTACAATATTTCCTTAAAAGtcattaaacttttaaaagatGTTTAGACCGACGTACCCGGTGCAGATTTCTGAAAATTGTCATAGGACCATACTCGGacgaaaagaagaaaaactttaTATAAGATATCAGAAAtataagattttatttttaccttttaATGTACACGCAGTGGCTTTTTCACCCATCCTTTTTATATATTGACCGGGTGGGGGCCAAAGAAAGCAAGAAATATAGGAAAATGTTTCTTCAAGCAATGATTTTGTATCAATGTGTTCCTGTGCTCCTCTATCTTTTAACACTGTTTTGAGATAAGAACTTCCACCTTCGATTCCGTGAGCATGATCCTCTTTCTCCCAATCTCGGACGAGAAACATCAAATCCTACCAGGAATAGGAAAAATAGttcaaaaacaactaaaaatcgTACTTTGCATGACAGCAATGTCAGTGAAAGTTAGCGAAAACAATTTCAGCACcaactcaaaattatttgaaaaaacttaTGAACGAAGAAATATGTGGAAATGCTTTCGTTATTATGAACACTTCTATggttttttcaataaattagGCTCTTGTTTTTCTATACCAACCTGGAAGGGAGAGGCCGATCTTGTGCCTTTAACGTTGCTCGCATACTCCGAAAATTTCTATTAAATATCGCGATAAACAACAATGTAAGGCGTTTTGCACTACTAagatcaaaaaattataattccATACCCAAACCATAGTATAATTCTCTTGCTTCACTTACGCATAAAGCTTGAAGGtaaaaactgtaaattttGTCTTGCAGGTTAAAAAACTGATAGGAGCTGAACAACAAGCTTAAGGCAAATAGAATTGCACTGTCCTCAGTGCTAGACTCAAGATCAAACGAACCTTGAGTATCCATCAGAAATAGTGCCACcttacagaaaacaaaatacttcTGTACCTGTATGTtatctaaaaatgtttgcgtGCATGCAATTGCAACAAACatcatatttttttaattatttaaaagtaaataatttgGTGTAAACGACCAAATCTGGGTAGGATCATTTTGTACGATTCCAGATTTGCCATGCATACCTTCTTGTCCTTTTTAGTGGAAATTATGTGTGGTTTACATGTGATCCATATTCCGTCCGTGCAACGATTACTTGCTCCTCCTTTGAATTTAAAAGGGCCTGTAATTTTCTCGTCATCATTTTGATCAAGCTGAGTCGAAAACAATTATATCGCATAAAGCATTGTTAAAGTTAAAGTAACAATGCCAATCACAAAGTGTTAGTGTTAATCAGTAATCAATAAATATTatgaaaaattagaaaatttaaGCTATAAGTTGGTTATTGGAAAACTAGATCGGagaaatagaaagaaaaactttacCGTTTTCTTCTCCAAATAACGAGCAAAGAGGTTGAGCAAAAGCGATTTCCCGGTTCGAAAAGGACCGGCAATAGAATATAAAGCAACCGGAAGATCTGACACTTCTGGATTTCCTAGAACtgattgcaaaactttttcatctaAACTGACTTTTCCCTTGTCTTCTTTGATAATATTGACTACTTCATGTGAGGCGTTTGCTGTGCGCATAATACATATCAAACTGTGTATAAGATGATAATTAATTAGGTAACTAACAACCATACAACGCCAACACCACCACAATCAACACCACAAAACTATCAAATAAATAACAACCAGAAGCTATTACAGTACAAGAGTGCAAGTAAACAGATGTCTTAAAACCCAGATATGATGCTTTTAATGCTTAATAATAACTAGTTTGGTAATAATTTACAAAGATTTTCCttttcattttgcaatgttgATCTTGTCTTACTTGAATACTGCTTCGCCATTTAGTTCCTTCAGCTTTTTGAACTTTCCTAATATCAAAATCTTTGTTGTTAGTAATGAATTTTTTAATGCTGCCTCATCTGTTTAAAAAGCTGTAACAAGTTGGTTATTTTATTTCCTTAAAAGTATTGGACTAACAACTATTTAGATTGACGATGGTGAACAAAACATGATGATAATTAATAGGACACCTGATTATCTGTTCCGATACGCACAATATTTTTGCCGATTCATAAGCAAGTTAGTCACATAAGGTTTCCGTTAGGCTGAAGAACTATTGACAATGCTATACTgtaccagtggttctcaaccgggaGACACTTGCCTCACTACGGgagaaatatttaatttctgCAAAGGAATTTATTCAAGGGAGAGATTGGGGCGAAAAAACTGTGAATGAAGAAAACTAAGTTTGAgataagaaaaaagtttatttttaccaCTACGTGTTCTCAAAAGGTAGAATATATGCTGTTATAGCCATTTTGAAATTGGACAGATGTTATCTTGTATATCCTGTAAAACAGTAGCTTTATAGCCGATAAAGAACTCTTGGGCTATTTTGTTTGACAAACGCCGTCCTTCCATACGTAGACAAAAATTGCCAAATTGCCGTCTCTCTACTAACAGATTACAACACTTATTTTTTCGCCAAATTAGCTGTATTTGCAGAGTAATCACTTCTGCCGCTTCCATCGTCATCGTCTTTTGCAAGCGCGGTGACCTTTGACACGCTTTTCTCTTGGAATTCCACGGACACGGATTCTCCTCGAGTTTCTCAACATGGCGCTCGGAATTCTCATTAGGgttgaataaaaatttgtttggttaatttgtaaaatttttgttttgcaataaaacaagatttttgtaatttctgaGCAACTGACAGTGTTTCTGGTTATTATGGAAAGCAAATCGAAAATACGCTGAAAACCACTGTTTTAGACCGACTGTTCAAAATTTAGAACCGTTAAAAATGATGACGTTTCTGTTGAACATCTGGCCTGGGGTTTGGCATACCCGCAGTGTAAACCATTATATAATGTTTTAACTGCAGTCTCTTCAAccttgaaaaatgtttttgaataaGCTCATATGTAACTTACTACGCTTCGTCCTAActcaaaatacaaatataagtTTCAATGAAATATCTTACTACTGCAATAAACGACTTTCAACCAATTATTATCAACGCGACAATTCGCAATTGATACATAAGGCACACATATGACCATGACGAATGCAAACGGCACATATTGTGTGGTTGTTTTCCGGTTCACACCGACATAGTAGTCGACAAACAAAGTGATGTGTTTGGAGTGGTTGCAATATTTACTAATAGCTTGAGAGCTGTATCGTTTCGTTAATCattaaattatgtttaaacGCTTCTTCAGATATAGAATTGCAAAGCATGAATGATCGCATGGTTGCAGCTGACGTACAAACTTTGTACACTCAAACAACACTCACAAACGGTTGCAAAATTCAAGTGGCAAGCAACGGGGACCGTTGTATGTGACTTATTGACATTTTATTTCGTGTCAGTTATAGTAACAACGGAAGAGATAACTTGGCTATACCTATACTCTTTCGTACTATTTTGATTGCAATAATCTGATACAGTTTGAAACACATTTTGTATGTGGCATAGAACAGAGGTGTCCACATATTTTTCACTGAGGGCCATGCACTAACGATGCTAACCAGTGGCCGGGCTATTCACTACGTGTGAAGATTGTTGCTTTGCTTACAACGTAATAAAGATTAGGAAGATCATTAACAATGCCATCGGTGGTAAAATTTATTCTGTATCTGAAAATACTAAACAGTATGTCGAGGAAACATCACTTAAAGCTTTAAACAAATTACCCAACCGTAGCGACCCACTTGTCGCTGCAACTCTAAAAAGTGCAACAAACGCAAAGTCTACGCAGCTCAGCGCTATATAAGACAAATATCTAGAAAAAGTATTATTCAAATGATTTTATTCTGAAAATGGGCGAATAAAAGCCGACAATGCTTCATGGTTCTTTGTGGGTTCAGTGATGCGTTGCGAAAGATGTCACATAAACGCTTATTAGTCATCTTGGTTCTCATTATATTTTGATTAAGACTTATGTGTATATAAcaacaaagatttttctttATATATGTGCTTTCCAAAAATTCCTTTGGTTTTGTCATATTTCATGTAACGCATAACAGCAGTTAACAGTTAACTTTTTAGGGTTTCGTGGAAGTTAGGACCATATACAATCGCAGTTCGATAGGTTATTCTTATTGTAATGCACAATTGCTTAATTGCTTCGTAATAACGTACCCTAACTTAGTTCACCTTAAAGTTAACGaaatgaaagtaaaaaatcataaCTAAACGCACaggaaaataatttgcacctGAATAACGCAGTTTTATGTCAGATGAAACGTGATGATGGTCGTGGACCATCCAAAAATACTGTAGGTGACGGGACCCAGTTGGCCCGAGGGCCGTAGCTTGGACAACCCTGGCGTAAAACCATATAACGTTAAACCCAGGAATGGAAACTCAATCTCGGCATCATTTTTGTAACCCTTGAGCGTTGCTTTAGTTAACGCATTTCTCCGCTTGCAGATAAACTACTGTTGTAAGCTCTTTTTGTCCAGTTCGTCATCACAGTCCAGgttaaacagtgccttgtctTCAATGGCTGTTTTGGTTTAAGTCATTGTAATGTATTATGCCAGTACGCAGCCTATGTTATGTTACCTCTATCTACGTTAAACCTGTGATGTTTATTTTACGTACATGCGCTACGTGCAAAAGCAATTTCAGCCGTTaggaaaaaacatttttggttCCTGTTCTAGGCCACTTTGGCTGCAGATCCTCTACCGCGATTCCAGCGACCTGAGGAAACTTATAACTTATGAAGTTATGAGCGCCAAGGTAGAACAGCTCACCATTTTACCTTCAAAAGGACACAACAGACTTGAGGGtaactttaatattttcattcGAATTTTTAACGAGAGAAAAATGCCGCTTTTCAAGCTCATCTCCATCATAACTGATGTATTATTATCATTGGTCGCACCAGTGGGTTCATTACACTGTGTAAGGAAAGTGAACCTTTCCTGGATATGctgaaatatttctgtatcATTCGTCAACAAGCGTTGTGTTGAAAGATTGTAACTGAAAGTAATAACTGATACCACCTGGCAGACTGCCAACTCTTAGAAACAAGCTTCGACATTCCTGATTATGAGAAGTTAGTTTCCTCTTCCCAGTTCCAAGTCTTTCACTAAGGTTGGAAAAGATTTCCTTATTTGAAATTCAGCGAGCCCTGTTTTGTGTCTGgtttatttttgagttaagttcatAGAAAGGTCAGTTACGGCTATTTCTCATCATACAGATCGGAAGGATAAAGGAGTAGGAGGAGCTAGTATCCACCAGAACACAATGTGCAAACTGAAACTGTGTTAAAGAATTTTTGTGTCTTCTTTTTTGGTAGAAATAATTAGGGTTTGTGATGTTATAGCCTATACCGCATTACGTGAAAACAAAGTAAATATTCGCTAATCGCAGGCTGAAAATGGTATGTGTAGTTTTGCGATGCTAAAAATTTGACCGGCTGATCTCACGAAGTTATAGCCACTTAAAACGAAGACCTTGGGTGACAAAAAGTTGGGCACCCTAGTCTTCGCTAAGTCTCTATCTTGCCTTTCTTATGTGGTTATTTACTTTAAATCGACGTTCTTAGAAAATGCTCTTTCTCCTAGCTTTCATTACAAACAGATGTTTATCTCCAGCTAAAGGGAAGCGTATTTAACACATCTCTACAGTACTGTAACTTCGTCAGTCAGTCAGCTTTGTAACTTTTAGCCTCATTGAGCATTCTATTGTGTTTAATAATACTTCTGAACGTTATCAATAAAACAGATcgaatttcttttattaaataggTAT
The Clavelina lepadiformis chromosome 4, kaClaLepa1.1, whole genome shotgun sequence DNA segment above includes these coding regions:
- the LOC143453047 gene encoding uncharacterized protein LOC143453047; this translates as MAKQYSTNASHEVVNIIKEDKGKVSLDEKVLQSVLGNPEVSDLPVALYSIAGPFRTGKSLLLNLFARYLEKKTLDQNDDEKITGPFKFKGGASNRCTDGIWITCKPHIISTKKDKKVALFLMDTQGSFDLESSTEDSAILFALSLLFSSYQFFNLQDKIYSFYLQALCKFSEYASNVKGTRSASPFQDLMFLVRDWEKEDHAHGIEGGSSYLKTVLKDRGAQEHIDTKSLLEETFSYISCFLWPPPGQYIKRMGEKATACTLKDIDEEFLKIASSFFEYFSEEKGIHLKKIDNEQVTCEDLLKFGILLADVINKECVDSVESYMEAGKAAKMELLIHRCVNIYKEFLKEFGKESLKNRHENGEMKAIEEFENQSKDYNEVLKKNGETKLQKELSDIYVLEQNIEKNKRLLEECVDIYRSGMEKNFMNIKNFFDTHSDVIKQAETHLQSKHVWINDHSLEEAMENLQKKVSLLYKTIKPQVDYRHLSELAKQVANKWREKFGKLHFETFEERRSQAQQQLLEEFKNAAVGVDDNLLDEAKDDLKSKISNKVQKYLKEILPQIVDEEIKKHKDQLTGASRFTTPTSLKRKQEDLLEDTRKRARADLDLHRGRETNVSVKTESDSTFISVLERNQKFQKHLGLGLASISGVSLVAGIAVLPAPVSIALGLGGVGLGVMYKSRASNYEL